From the genome of Petrotoga sibirica DSM 13575, one region includes:
- a CDS encoding ABC transporter substrate-binding protein, which produces MGVVPREETLTISQISRYAYINNYNIWNSSIPNHIRHTLLFDTLWYVDQHTGEWINALAENEPIYNDDYTEMTVKLRKGIFWSDGVEFTADDVVFTVNYLMENPGLRWSSEFRQYVNDVRKLDDYTVLFIFKEPNPRFQYYFTARYDAAYIMPEHYWKNVQDPLTDDFYPPISLGQYTLKDTDPTGYWTLYERREDWERSSPGIVTGEPGPKYIMSVFYNTSTAKAMAMERNELDLFMDIDTETFKEMNLRNPNIRPWYQDFPWAYPDEIDQRDLGFNLEKYPYNLKNVRWALTLSLDIVYLVTNYMGGVVRVNPIPQPATSYHMEHFHIPMLSWLEELEIEVNGNETFKPFDKNIPFEIAAWAKEAGYEVPQDRDKIIQQWGIGWWKYAPDVAEKLLISEGFSKNKQGKWLLPNGDSWKISIIAAPDEVDAYTQALWAANNWRKFGIEVQVESVERDPFYLRTGLGDFEITTIWTLGGGASGFIDKWPFIQGYHSSYYTPLGESAITDNSIRVKSKELDTIIDELGATPPEEEEKVLKLSQKYLKTWVENQYTITTTSFKKFITFNGTYWTNFPTAENPYGQPLYWFIGGKFTLPYIQPINK; this is translated from the coding sequence ATGGGAGTAGTACCTCGTGAGGAAACTTTAACAATTAGTCAAATATCAAGATACGCTTATATTAATAATTACAACATTTGGAATAGCAGTATTCCAAACCATATTAGACATACATTACTATTTGATACATTATGGTACGTGGACCAACATACTGGAGAATGGATAAATGCCTTAGCAGAGAATGAACCTATATATAATGATGACTATACAGAAATGACAGTTAAATTACGAAAAGGAATTTTTTGGAGCGATGGTGTTGAATTTACAGCGGATGATGTTGTATTTACAGTAAATTATTTGATGGAAAACCCGGGCTTAAGGTGGAGCTCAGAATTTAGGCAATATGTAAATGACGTAAGAAAATTAGATGATTACACTGTTCTTTTTATATTTAAAGAGCCTAACCCTCGATTTCAGTACTATTTTACAGCACGTTATGACGCAGCATATATTATGCCAGAACACTATTGGAAGAATGTACAAGATCCTCTTACAGATGATTTTTATCCTCCAATCTCTTTAGGCCAATATACTTTAAAAGATACCGATCCTACTGGCTATTGGACGTTATATGAAAGAAGGGAAGATTGGGAAAGATCGTCCCCGGGAATTGTTACTGGGGAACCAGGTCCAAAATATATAATGAGCGTATTTTACAATACTTCTACGGCTAAAGCAATGGCAATGGAAAGAAACGAATTGGATCTATTTATGGATATAGATACTGAAACTTTTAAAGAAATGAATCTAAGAAATCCGAATATTAGACCCTGGTATCAAGATTTCCCATGGGCTTATCCTGACGAAATTGACCAAAGAGACTTAGGCTTTAATTTAGAGAAATATCCTTACAACTTAAAAAATGTTAGGTGGGCACTCACTCTTTCTCTAGATATTGTATATTTAGTTACAAATTATATGGGCGGTGTTGTAAGGGTTAATCCAATTCCTCAACCAGCAACCTCTTATCATATGGAGCATTTTCATATACCAATGCTAAGTTGGCTCGAAGAATTAGAAATTGAAGTTAATGGAAATGAAACCTTTAAACCATTTGATAAAAATATACCTTTTGAAATAGCTGCATGGGCAAAAGAAGCAGGTTATGAAGTTCCACAAGATCGTGATAAAATTATCCAACAGTGGGGAATAGGTTGGTGGAAATATGCCCCAGATGTAGCAGAAAAGTTGCTTATTAGTGAAGGTTTTTCCAAAAACAAACAAGGTAAATGGCTCCTTCCAAACGGAGATTCATGGAAAATATCAATAATTGCTGCGCCAGATGAAGTTGACGCCTACACACAAGCTTTATGGGCAGCTAATAATTGGCGAAAATTTGGTATAGAGGTCCAAGTAGAATCAGTAGAAAGGGACCCTTTTTATCTTCGTACTGGTTTAGGAGATTTTGAAATCACTACAATATGGACCTTAGGAGGAGGTGCCAGTGGATTTATAGATAAATGGCCCTTCATTCAGGGATATCATTCAAGTTATTACACCCCTCTAGGTGAATCAGCAATAACAGATAACTCAATAAGAGTAAAATCAAAAGAACTTGATACAATAATTGATGAATTAGGCGCAACTCCACCAGAGGAGGAGGAGAAGGTGTTGAAATTGTCCCAGAAATATTTAAAAACATGGGTTGAAAATCAGTACACTATAACTACTACGAGCTTTAAAAAGTTTATCACATTTAATGGAACATATTGGACTAATTTCCCTACAGCAGAAAATCCTTATGGACAACCTCTTTACTGGTTTATAGGAGGAAAATTTACTCTTCCATATATACAACCCATAAATAAGTAA
- a CDS encoding ABC transporter permease, whose product MKKGFLNYFLPRIIQYFIVIFIGVTVAFIIPKLSPVDPVESVLNKMSGYSVMNPEAVTEMRETLQSMFGTEKKIFIQYVEFWGRILKGDFGPSLTMFPVPVMDVIMTSLPWSMFLLLTAVFIAWLLGIILGTIIGLNSQKIWTKFLEGFVTFLYPIPHYIVALLLLFLFSYLFPIFPLTGTYGIGSTPQFSLSFLGEVVKHSFLPALSIVLVSLGWRALSQKSLVSNLLSSDFMRYAKIGGVPKQTRFFLFDF is encoded by the coding sequence ATGAAAAAAGGGTTTTTGAACTATTTTCTTCCGAGAATAATTCAATATTTTATTGTTATTTTTATAGGGGTGACCGTTGCCTTTATCATACCGAAACTTTCACCAGTGGATCCAGTAGAAAGTGTTTTAAACAAAATGAGCGGATATTCGGTCATGAATCCAGAAGCTGTTACCGAGATGAGAGAAACGTTGCAATCTATGTTTGGAACGGAAAAGAAGATTTTTATTCAATATGTAGAATTTTGGGGAAGAATATTAAAAGGTGATTTTGGGCCCTCTTTAACAATGTTCCCTGTACCAGTAATGGATGTTATAATGACTTCACTTCCTTGGTCAATGTTTTTGCTTTTAACCGCAGTTTTCATTGCTTGGCTGTTAGGAATTATTCTTGGCACTATTATAGGTTTAAATTCCCAAAAAATATGGACTAAGTTCCTAGAAGGTTTCGTAACTTTTTTATATCCCATACCTCATTACATTGTAGCTTTGTTATTGCTTTTTTTATTTTCTTACTTGTTTCCAATTTTTCCTTTAACAGGGACTTATGGAATAGGTTCAACACCTCAGTTCAGTTTATCTTTTTTAGGGGAAGTTGTTAAACATTCTTTTCTTCCTGCTCTTTCTATTGTTTTAGTTTCGCTTGGATGGAGGGCACTAAGTCAAAAGAGTTTAGTTTCAAACCTTCTTTCCTCAGATTTTATGAGATATGCAAAAATCGGTGGGGTCCCAAAACAAACTAGATTTTTTTTATTTGATTTCTAA
- a CDS encoding ABC transporter permease subunit: MISNSALPQVTDLALSLGTIFSGSLIVEIVFSYPGIGQVLQSAILQGDYNTLMGIVTLSIIAIATAALILDLNYPLLDPRIRRG, translated from the coding sequence TTGATTTCTAATAGTGCTCTTCCTCAAGTAACCGATCTTGCTTTATCTTTAGGTACGATCTTCAGTGGGTCTTTAATCGTAGAAATAGTATTCTCTTACCCTGGGATTGGTCAAGTTCTTCAAAGTGCCATTTTGCAAGGAGATTACAATACACTAATGGGTATAGTAACTCTATCTATTATTGCTATCGCAACTGCTGCACTAATTTTAGATTTAAATTATCCACTTTTAGATCCAAGAATAAGGAGGGGTTGA
- a CDS encoding ABC transporter permease, which produces MKLKSFINFIKLDKNLLFAFILLSIIFVMILIGAFSSYDPSQYFLLPKDKPPTLTHLMGTTSLGQDTFLTLTKALPTSLLIGLISAFFSRILAIFLGTFGGYRGGKTDGIISVVAESFIVIPRLPLLILISFTFRQQLNPLSMGFILAILDWGWPSKRYRAQMLSLREREFTQNAKFSGMGDIEIIIKEYMPFLIPYIIVDIISGIIWAIGMETTLSVLGLFDLEIPTIGTMIYWANYYNAMYRGLWWWWWWVFPVIFLIIAIFGLYLLSVSLQNYLDPTTRIQRIKVSKKQAVKV; this is translated from the coding sequence ATGAAATTAAAATCTTTTATAAATTTCATAAAATTGGATAAAAATTTATTATTCGCATTTATCTTATTATCTATTATTTTTGTGATGATATTAATAGGTGCATTTTCATCTTACGATCCTTCACAGTATTTTCTTTTACCAAAAGACAAACCTCCAACATTAACTCATTTAATGGGTACAACATCCTTAGGGCAAGACACTTTTTTAACTTTAACAAAAGCTCTTCCAACATCACTTTTAATAGGCCTAATTTCAGCTTTTTTTTCAAGAATATTAGCCATATTTCTTGGTACTTTCGGTGGTTACAGAGGTGGAAAAACAGATGGAATTATTTCTGTAGTAGCAGAAAGCTTTATTGTTATTCCAAGGTTGCCTTTATTAATATTAATTTCTTTTACTTTTAGACAACAATTAAATCCGTTAAGTATGGGATTTATTTTAGCTATACTTGATTGGGGATGGCCTTCCAAAAGGTATAGAGCTCAAATGTTGTCTTTAAGAGAAAGAGAATTTACTCAAAATGCTAAATTCTCTGGGATGGGTGATATAGAAATCATTATAAAAGAATATATGCCTTTTTTGATTCCATACATAATTGTTGACATAATAAGTGGAATAATATGGGCTATAGGAATGGAAACTACCTTATCCGTTTTGGGTCTCTTTGATTTAGAAATCCCTACTATAGGAACAATGATCTATTGGGCTAACTATTATAACGCAATGTACAGAGGACTATGGTGGTGGTGGTGGTGGGTATTTCCTGTTATATTTTTAATTATAGCAATTTTTGGATTGTATCTTTTATCTGTTAGCTTACAAAATTATTTGGATCCTACTACTCGCATACAAAGAATCAAAGTTTCTAAAAAACAGGCGGTGAAAGTATGA
- a CDS encoding ABC transporter ATP-binding protein, with protein sequence MNPIISVKNLKSFYISNILDVTVVVKAVNNVTFDIFDDEIVGIAGESGCGKTTLLNTLMGIIDPPLKVFGGEIKYNLNNKYYDIVKLEEDEKTKLRWNVVSYIPQGSMSILNPIRKIKKIFFDFAKSHEDLDENKFERIVDERLESLKLPLRVKNSYSHQLSGGMRQRVAIALATIFKPKIVIADEPTTALDVVMQRDIIDLLSEIHEEEKNTMILVSHDLSIHANICARIMIMYAGQIVEIGKTETIFENPLHPYTKFLINSLPIIGDKKVREAAPGKPPSLLNLSEGCPFHERCPIALPICSRKNPRLKWKTEDHAVACFLHGGEDTYHEQINAKTYI encoded by the coding sequence ATGAATCCAATTATAAGTGTTAAAAATTTAAAATCCTTTTATATATCTAACATTCTTGACGTCACAGTAGTAGTAAAAGCAGTTAACAATGTCACTTTTGATATATTTGATGATGAAATTGTAGGAATTGCAGGAGAATCAGGTTGTGGAAAAACCACTTTATTAAATACCTTAATGGGAATAATAGACCCCCCTCTAAAAGTATTCGGAGGAGAAATTAAATACAATCTAAACAATAAATACTATGATATCGTGAAATTAGAAGAAGATGAAAAGACTAAATTAAGGTGGAATGTTGTTTCTTACATTCCACAAGGGTCTATGAGTATATTAAACCCCATCAGAAAAATAAAGAAAATTTTCTTTGATTTCGCTAAATCTCATGAAGATTTAGATGAAAATAAATTCGAAAGAATTGTGGATGAAAGATTAGAGAGTTTAAAGTTACCTTTAAGAGTCAAAAACTCTTACTCCCATCAACTATCCGGTGGAATGAGACAGAGAGTTGCTATTGCCCTTGCTACAATTTTTAAACCAAAAATAGTTATTGCAGACGAACCCACTACAGCTTTAGACGTAGTTATGCAGCGGGATATTATCGATCTTTTGAGTGAGATACATGAAGAAGAAAAAAATACTATGATATTGGTTAGCCATGATTTATCGATACATGCGAATATCTGTGCCAGAATAATGATAATGTATGCGGGGCAAATAGTAGAAATAGGTAAAACTGAAACGATTTTTGAAAATCCTCTTCATCCTTATACAAAGTTTTTAATAAATTCTTTACCTATAATAGGAGACAAAAAAGTTAGAGAAGCTGCTCCTGGGAAACCTCCCTCATTATTAAATCTTTCAGAAGGTTGCCCGTTTCATGAAAGATGTCCAATTGCTTTACCTATATGTTCAAGGAAGAATCCAAGATTGAAATGGAAAACCGAAGACCATGCCGTTGCATGTTTTTTACATGGAGGTGAAGACACTTATCATGAGCAAATTAATGCTAAAACATATATCTAA
- a CDS encoding ABC transporter ATP-binding protein, whose amino-acid sequence MSKLMLKHISKIFKVGSYLSRTYVEAVKDINLDFDLDKPFIFTLAGESGSGKSTLAKLILGVEDVTKGKIIFNGKNIVTMQKHERKNYLRNVQPIFQNPFETFNPLRTVISYLNTTAIKYCDDVEENNTRKIKKLVQSSLEKVGLSYEEVEGKYPNEFSGGQLQRISVARALIPSPKLLIADEPVSMVDASLKMSIVNLFKDLKDEFGINIVYITHDLATAYYISDYIAIMLRGQIIERGGVENVLTNPLHPYTKLLKDSILEPIPKKYKRKKVKKASFEVEEYNLQGCKFAQRCPFVMDVCKEKNPKEIRLEDRWVKCFLYENEKDKTKTNLNSLT is encoded by the coding sequence ATGAGCAAATTAATGCTAAAACATATATCTAAAATTTTCAAAGTGGGTAGCTATCTTAGCAGAACTTATGTAGAAGCTGTCAAAGACATTAATTTAGATTTTGATTTGGATAAGCCATTTATTTTTACTTTAGCCGGAGAGAGCGGTAGTGGTAAATCTACATTAGCAAAACTTATTCTAGGAGTTGAAGATGTTACAAAAGGAAAAATAATATTCAATGGTAAAAATATAGTGACTATGCAAAAACACGAGAGAAAAAATTATTTAAGAAATGTTCAACCAATATTCCAAAATCCTTTTGAAACTTTTAACCCATTAAGAACCGTTATTTCATATTTGAACACTACCGCTATCAAATATTGTGATGATGTGGAAGAAAACAATACAAGAAAAATCAAGAAATTAGTTCAAAGTAGTTTAGAAAAAGTAGGATTATCATATGAAGAAGTCGAGGGAAAATATCCAAACGAATTTTCTGGAGGACAACTACAAAGGATATCTGTTGCTAGAGCATTGATTCCTTCACCAAAGTTATTAATAGCTGACGAACCCGTTTCAATGGTTGATGCATCTTTAAAAATGAGTATAGTCAATCTGTTTAAAGATTTAAAAGATGAATTCGGTATAAATATAGTTTATATTACACACGATTTAGCTACCGCTTATTACATTAGTGATTATATAGCTATAATGTTGAGAGGTCAAATCATAGAAAGAGGAGGTGTTGAAAATGTTTTAACTAATCCACTTCACCCATACACAAAACTATTAAAAGATTCAATATTGGAACCTATACCAAAAAAATATAAAAGAAAAAAAGTAAAAAAAGCTTCTTTTGAAGTAGAAGAATATAATTTACAAGGATGTAAATTTGCTCAACGATGTCCTTTTGTTATGGATGTATGCAAAGAAAAAAACCCCAAAGAA